The sequence CTGTGAAGGAGATAGAGCGTATGTTCGAGCCCTTTTACACGACAAAGAGTTCGGGCCTCGGTGTCGGTCTCTTCCAGGCGCGTCATATCGTAAAAAGTCTGGGCGGCGCCATGACTGTTGCAAACACTCAGCGGGGTGTTGAATTCAGTATTTCCTTCATGAAGGCTGTGCGCACGGCCGATCCTGCTGAAGGGGCGGGGCTACAACCTGATACAACTTCTTGATAGTAGGCCCATTATCTGTAAAATTGCCTTATCTGTATATTCAATTTACATCTTGCAATATTTTTCGATAATAAATATAGTAATGTATATACAATGAAAAAGGAGGACGATAAGATGTTAAAAACAATAAGGAGCGCGAAAGGTTTCACACTTGTTGAGTTGGCAATCGTGCTGGTCATCATCGGTATCATTCTCGGCGCGGTTCTGAAGGGCCAGGAATTAATCAATAATGCAAAGATTAAGCGGCTCTACAACCAGTACCGGGAGATATCTGCGGCTGTGTATACCTATTATGACAGGTACCAGTTTTACCCGGGCGATGATCGCACCGTGAGTACCAGGGGAGGGATATGGACAGGCCTTACCGACGGCAACGGCAACGGTTTGATCACCGTCGCTGCGGCTGCGGCTGCGGCTAACTTTGGATGTACTGCCACGGGCATTGAACAGTGTGACCTCTGGAGGGAGCTAAGGTTGGCCGGTATAATAGGTGGTGACAACACTTCGTTCAGAAATGCAACTCATGCATACGGTGGCGCTATTGCAGTTGCCTATTCTACGATTAGCGGTCTTACCGCACATCTTGTCCAATTCCAGAACATACCGGCAGGGGTTTGCCAGATCATTGATATCCAGTATGATGACGGGGTATATAACACCGGTGACATCAGGGGAAGCGCGACCTATGCAACAGCAACACCGGATGTGCTCATCCCTACGTTTGTGATCAAGTTCTAAGGTCGATGTTCGTAGCGGGGCAGGGACTGTTTCTGATATATGTTTGAATTGATGGCGGGGAGGTTTTTACCTCCCTGTTTTTTTGTGAGTTGCGGCTGACGCAGATTTATATTGTACTAGGATGCGTGTGAGGGGAACAGAAAATGATTAAGTGGTTTTACTATCAGCCATGAACTCTAAAAGAGGTTTCACGTTGATCGAGCTGGCGGTTGTCATTGTCATTATCGGGATCCTCATCGGGGTTGTCTTGAAAGGGGCGACGATGATGGAGAACGCAAAGATAAAGGCTGTCATTAATCAGGCGAATGAACTGGCGACCGCTGTCTATTCGTATCAGGATAAATTCAGCAAACTGCCGGGAGATGACAATACCGCAACAAACCGCTGGACAACTACGAACGGGAACAACAACGGCAGGATCGATCTTACGGAGCCGTATCTGGCGAACCAGCACCTTGCCCTGGCCGGTTTTATATCGGGTACATATGACGGCACGAGCCAGGCGATACATGTTGCGAGGTATCCGGGGAATGTATATATCATGTCCGCCTTTGGCGCAACAGGACTGCCCGCAATACCTGCAGGCCTTCAATCCCTGTGCAACAACGTGATCAAATTCACCGTCCTGCCTGCTGAGGTGGCTCAGGCACTGGATACGGCGCTGGATGACGGCATCTGGAACACCGGAAAAGTGCAGGCAAGCGCTGCCTATACGCCGAATACAACGATCGCAAACACCGCCATCTGCCTGTGAAAAGCAATGTCGCCGTCAGCCGCCGTTATTCAGTCGTCAGGTTTTTTTGACACACCGGCATGGCTTTGATATAGTAGATAAAAGGCATTAGGGTCATTGTTGTATTAAGTAAATAAGCTATGGGCTGCAATATTAAAGTAATAGAAAAAAGAGCCAGAAAAAAAATGGACGCCATACGTTCTGCCGGACTTGATAGGGCGAAGAAGGTTGCCGTTATGCTTCGCAAAAAGTATGGTGCGAAGAAAATATTTTTATTCGGTTCACTGGTAAGAGATGGTTACCTCGATGAGCGGACCGATATCGATATCCTTGTTGACGGCATTAATACGGATGATGTACTGCGGGCCGGTTTTGATGCATGGATAGTAGCAGAGCCTTTCGATGTGGATTTGATACCTGTGAGAAAAGCGCGGAAATCCCTCTTAAAGGTTGCGCGCAAAGAAGGGGTTGAACTGTGAGCGCCGTTAAGGTACTCAAAGCACAAATAAAAGACGAACTTGCGAAACTACAGAAACTTCTCGGCGAAGCATCTCAACTGACAGGGGAGAGACCATCCAGTATTCACGTAAGAGCCGGGTCATCCATCCTGCATGATTTTTATACAGGTCTGGAAAACGTATTTCATGGAATAGCGAGCACAATCGATGGGCAGGTCCCTGACGGTATGAGGTGGCATGTGGATCTTTTGCGCCAGATGTCCCTCGATATTGAAGGGGTAAGAACCCCTGTTATTAAAAAAGAAACAGAAAAGATCCTGGAGGAATACCTGAGATTCAGGCACCTCTTCAGGAAGCGTTACGGTTTTGAGCTTGAGTGGAAAGATATTAAACGGTTGCTGAAGAAGCTGCCTGATGTTTATGAAGCTGTCATGGAGGATCTCGATAAAGTATTTGGACAGCTATGAATTATCAGCCAGGAACTGTGCGCACCACATGCTGTGAGTCTTTATCTATGAGCGATAAGCCGTTAGTTATGAACTCAAAAAAAGGTTTTACCATAGTCGAGCTTGCAATAGTCCTTGTCCTTGTCGGCATACTGATCTCACTTGGCATAAGGATGATCGGTCCTTTGACAGAGAGGACAAAGATAAGCGATACGAAAGGCACGATTGACGCTGCCATAGAATCCCTGGTAGGTTTTGCCGCAACGAACCGCCGCCTTCCCGATCCCACTAATAACCAAATAGAGTTTCGAAATAATATCAGAAAACCAAATGATGCATGGGGCAATCCGTTGTATTATATCGCGGACGGAAACCTTGCTCCGGCTGC comes from Syntrophorhabdaceae bacterium and encodes:
- a CDS encoding prepilin-type N-terminal cleavage/methylation domain-containing protein, with product MLKTIRSAKGFTLVELAIVLVIIGIILGAVLKGQELINNAKIKRLYNQYREISAAVYTYYDRYQFYPGDDRTVSTRGGIWTGLTDGNGNGLITVAAAAAAANFGCTATGIEQCDLWRELRLAGIIGGDNTSFRNATHAYGGAIAVAYSTISGLTAHLVQFQNIPAGVCQIIDIQYDDGVYNTGDIRGSATYATATPDVLIPTFVIKF
- a CDS encoding prepilin-type N-terminal cleavage/methylation domain-containing protein translates to MNSKRGFTLIELAVVIVIIGILIGVVLKGATMMENAKIKAVINQANELATAVYSYQDKFSKLPGDDNTATNRWTTTNGNNNGRIDLTEPYLANQHLALAGFISGTYDGTSQAIHVARYPGNVYIMSAFGATGLPAIPAGLQSLCNNVIKFTVLPAEVAQALDTALDDGIWNTGKVQASAAYTPNTTIANTAICL
- a CDS encoding nucleotidyltransferase domain-containing protein, whose product is MDAIRSAGLDRAKKVAVMLRKKYGAKKIFLFGSLVRDGYLDERTDIDILVDGINTDDVLRAGFDAWIVAEPFDVDLIPVRKARKSLLKVARKEGVEL